In the Scylla paramamosain isolate STU-SP2022 chromosome 21, ASM3559412v1, whole genome shotgun sequence genome, AATACAATTAAGGAATTAAATACGGAGACAAACGACTacgatgaaaaataatgatatataattCTCGATTTATTTACGAACTCACGACGACCTTCACTttaggaggaaaaacaaggatctgaggggagaagaaaggacaatggagataaaaaggaaaagataaatgaaggtgctggggaggatgaaagaatgaagaaggaaagaaggaaggaaggaaggaaggaaggaaaagagggagggaaggaagaaggctgTAGGGTAGAAGCCAGAAATGTGGTTgaggtggaaagaggaagagagaggagaggaggaaggtacgAGATAAGAAGTGTGAGATtcagaagggggaagggaaagagtgagtTGGTAATAGctcagaaggaggaagataggaaggcaggagaaaaaaaaaatagagagagagggacttgTGAAAAAAATAGCGAGAATGAAAAGCTTgagtaagagagaaggaaagagaaaagtgcgaaagacagaaaaaaagaggcaaaaggAAGCGaaaagtgtaagagagagaagaacgagaaagaggacACGGAGAGGGTGATGGGAAGCGCAAGTTCTAGAGAGTTATTTTtagccctcttcctctttcttccctcctcattctcttcccctcccgaACACACCTTTGTCCTTCTCTACCCCTCTTCCGAAGGCCCTTGAGTCTCCTGCCCCACACCTCCAGGCAAGTGTAAATGCGGGGGAATGGAATCTGTGAGATGTCTTGCAGAAGTCTCCTGGGTGAGCCTTGGCGCTATTTACATGGAAATAGCGTTCAGCTGCATTAGGCCAGGGAatgcgagggagagggagagagtcgCGTGTCTTGGGAAGGATAGGATCATTTAAGCTCTCCATTACCTACCCACACTTACACCTACGCACATCTACgcgctccctcccccctccaaacacacacacgtggaaaaTGTATGGCAAATAAAGTCCTGATGCGCAGATGACTTTGTTGGTCTTCTCGTTTCTTATGATTTTACAGAATAATGCGTATTATCTTGAGAGGCTATTCAAACTCAATGATAGACTTGTCCATTGAAAGAGCACAGCTTTCTACCCGCCTCCACACTAAAGCAATGACACACGCGTCCACTTAAGCCATGTTTCTATTCATGTTTTGGCTGTTAACATTTTCTGAAGGTAATGCGGAATTTGCTCCAGAACTTACCTGTGTTCAGAAGCTCTTGCGTTAAGTTTTGAGCTTTTGAAATGATCGCCGCCCACATGTTACTTAAGCTGATTGCATATTGTAAACGTTGTGGGTGAATAGGGATGTTTGTGGTGCCCTCTTGTGACTAAGGGCAGCAGACATGACAGGAGGTTTTGTGGCAGTTTGGCAGTGTGGAGGCAGGGATGTAAAGGTATTGTTGAGTTTGAAGATAAGGTTGTAATTCCAGACTCTTGTGATTCAGACACCATTAAAAATGGCTTTGCTATTCCATCAGAAAAATTAGAAAACTGTGgttatattgttgttattttcatgtgtCCATCCAATCGTCGATGAGCCTATTGAAAGGGTGTGTGGTTCTGACATCTTACTTTTGCAGGTCTGCAGGCAAATGTGTCAGTGAAATTCAATTAGGGTATTACTGAAAACTCTGAACCCTGAAACCTAAaagtgtttacaaaggaaaaataatattttttgtgtgtgtttcgaaaTGAGCGATGAAGTGCACAGTGGCTGCGTGCGTAGTGAGCGTGTGATGTGAGAAGTGAGTGGTGAGTGCCGGTGCGGCATGGGCGAGGCAGCGGCTGACGCCAGTGGGGGAGTGTGATGCGTCCCCGCGCCTCTGCCACGCCATGATGGCGCTCTTCGGGATGGTCTGGCTACTCAAGGTTCGTAAACACTTGCGTCACTGCGCCCACTGCCGCGCCCACTTGAGAACCTGCGCACACTGTCGTGCGCGGCCGTCACCCTCCCTGCCGTCCATCATCACCTCGCGAGATTCAACTAAAGAGTCATGTGCTCAGGACTCCGCCTCGCAGACCTCTCCGCCTGAGCAGGATCGGACCAAAATTTCTCTTGACTTAGTGGCTCACCGTCCAGCCTGCGAGGATGACAGCGACAGTCAAGAAGGGCCCGACGGGGAGGGGCGTGGCCCTGGGCCGGGCGAGGAGGATGCCAGTGAGGGGGAGGACAGAACAGTGGAGGAAAGAGTCGACCCTCCACCCATGTCAGAGACAAGTGAGAGCGACGGAAGTACTGTTCCCTTTGACAGTAAAGTGTTCCCTGCAGTGACTGCCTCCACGCCGCTCCCACCACTCAGCCCAACTCCTCCGGTTCGTGAAGGGAGTAGATCTCCCAGACGGCCTCAAGATCCGGCTGTCAGTATAGCCCAGGAACCGTGTGAAAGTGTTTCCGGCTCCTTGGCCAGTCGCGTGTGTGGCTTGTACGGTGAGGATGTGCCACGGCGCGACCCGGCCACTGCTGATAGACGGAGATCACTCTGTTCCATGAAAAGACGCAGCTTACCTGAGGTTGAGGATGAGGAGGCTAAAAATAACAGGACTTCCACACTGCCCAGACAAGCCTCAACTGGTAGTGGTTACCGTTTTTGTTACACTCAAGGGCACACACATCCCAATGCTTACGTCCCCTTAGCTGGGTCAACACCACATCTTCCACAAAATACCAGTAGTTCCCTTCCCACTTGGGACAAAACTACTCATTACTCACACATTAGTCAGGTTTCCACCAACACAGTTTCGGCCGTAACGCCACATGTTACACCAGCCGCCACTCTCCACACCCTCAGGTCTCCTCCGAGAGGCACCCGTATTAACTCTGGATCCACGCTATCTGCCGGGGGACGTGCTGGAGGGTGCATACGGTGGCTCGGATTCTAGTTCCCAGAGCGGTTCGCGTAGTTCGTACAGCGACCACAGCTTACCGCCCCCATTGCCCTTTTCCGAGGGAGCTATTCACTACCTCCCTGCCCCCCCAGCTGTCAGCAACACGACCTTACAGTATCACCACCAGCTGCTTCCTCCCCCTGCAAGGGCTGAGAGTACCTACGGGAGGTGGCCTGAGGTGACCAGGCCGCCGAGTCCTCCCAGCCAACGCGTCCACTACAGAGATGGAGTGTGGTCCATCCCCACTCGTTCCAGTGTTGTCCACCTTCCTGGGGGCTGAATACCCCAGCTACGACCCCACTACAGTGCCGGGTCGCGACCGTCGCCCTTACGGTCAGGTGGATACCCAGACCTATTCATCGCAGGGGACGCGAGGCACCCTGCCCAGGACCCGCATCAACTCTAGGTATCAAGGCTCACCAGCGCGTCAAACTCGGAGTCATTCCCGCAGTCCGAGCCATCCCCGCATCAGGCTTGACCAGCTGGAGGGAAGCAGGCCACCCCCCCTTCCGGACTGGGGAGGACCAACCTCGGCGAGAACCTCCTACTGCGCGCTGCATGGTTACAGCAAACCAAAAGGTAAGTGGCTGCAATTCTACCCGACATTAAAGATTTTGCCAACCGGAATTTTAGGCACAATTTAGCACGAAGTAATCACTGCTCTCTGTTTGCTTCTTCttgcgttattttttttcaacctcATTTGCAGAACGAAAACCAGTATCCTGACTCACTCATCGTGTGCCCCTCCAGGAAATGTAAATCAGGTTattctgaagtgtgtgtgtgtgtgtgtgtgtgtgtgttgtgtgtgtgtgtgtgtgtgtgtgtttacagaaGTCTGCGGAAAGACTGCTTTATTTGGTTTGTTCTGTGCAAGTAGTACGTGCCAGAACGGTTCTGGATGCACTGgcaatgttattattgtttctccctAACAGGGAAAATATTTAGGCAACAAACATTCCATTAGTACTGAAAAGTTTTCCTGTTATCCTGAAGGCAAAGGCTGTCCATGAGACTTTAATTCCATCCTCGTGGCAGAGATGCCTTGCTGGGGTCAGCGTGCATCGTATCAAGCGAGGATGCCACCCGGGAGACCAGGCTGCCTCGGTGAAGCCACGATACCATTCCCGCGCCCCTCGAGGCCAGGGCACCGTCCTCGAGACCAGAAGGGTGCCGCCCCAGGTCGCAGTTCTGCTTTAAGTCGACTCGTTACCCTGAGTCACGTGACGGCTGGCGGCGACGCGCTCCTCAGGGAAAATATTTAGGAAAGTTTTCCAAGCTAAGGCTCCTAAAATTAAATTCATAATTCACTTAGTTTGCTCCTTCGAGGTGGCAGGTAAGATATGCCCGTGAATTGGGATATACCGTATTTCTTGCCTCGTAAGACGCCATtttcttattaaaaaaaaaaaaaagtaggagatTCTCTGCGTCTTACTATCTGAAGGTCATGGTTGTTAGTGTACCGGTCCTCACAAATCCGAGACACGTAACACAGAGCTGGAGTTACCTCGCTGTACAGTAACTAAATCCCTGCAATGGCTGGCTAAAGGAACTCTCTATACCTGAAGCCACTTTGGACTTGCACGAGGCAGCAGCAATACTGTGCCACTTATATACTGCGATGCTGGCGCGAGGACTGTGTGTACATGTTGCTAGTCTGGAAATCAAGTCTATATTGTCGGTAACCTAgaataaattaaatcaaatgAAAATTCTTTGGGCCTTTATTGAGTACAGACAAAGCGTACGTTAGCTCATGGCAATTCATTATGTAGATTGTGCGATGAATCGTTTGTGTTACCCATTTAATTTTATTGATAAATTTTGATTTTTAGTACAATTGTCGGAACTTGGAATTTAAAAGTTTATTCTTTACTTACCCAATGTACCAGCAGCAGACTTACCAGAATAGTGACCCCACCGACGCCGCCGAGGCACATTTTGATTACTGTGCTTGGCCTAAGAACCTCGCCCACTGCAGGACGCGTGCTGGCAATGTAGCAAGAAAGGAAGCTTTGGTTGGGCTCACATCATGTACTAATTATCATCAAGAGTACCTGCCGTGCCTCAAAGTAGCAAATCTTTTGTCTTGAAGGAGTGGTGGGTGAATATGTCTTTGGGCGTATAATAAACATGCATATACTtcacaggaaaataaagaagctaaGTGAAAAACGTGATTAATTTGTTCAAGTAATAGTTAAATTTAACATCAAAATTATTGTTGTAAACCTAATCATTCACCTTGTTACATGTAAAGTTTGAATTTTTAGACTGACATATTTGCATAGTATGAAAATACTCCTGTTACACTTTATTAGATAAATCCCCACAGCCTTGTGAGGGACATTTGTAGCCATGAAATCTATACTATTACGACAGTCCAAAAAGTGAAGTTGAGTAACTAACAGCTGGAGATCTCTAAAGCTTGTTTGAAATAGCTCATTTGTCAGATAGAGAGTCAAGTGTGTCTGTTGAAATATTTTACCCCTTTTATTAAATGCAAAATTATCTTCACTGAGAGATTATATTAGACAGCTGCGCGAAGAATTTTCATTATAGAATCAAGTCAAACTTTAGCTAAtgcatattaaaaaagaaatatttagcGTCCCAAAAGCTGAGAAAAGTATtctaaaattatatttttccaTACAATGTTACACTATGaaaccattaaaaaaacaagTAGAGTTCGATGTTTCTTagctaaataataaaaaaaagagtgtatTGACgtttaacattaccaaaatagcAGCTTGTGTTcctgtatgtttgttttatgCGTGTATTGCACTTATTTCTACAACCACCAGAACCACTCAGGAGCCAAGGTCGCGTGCCAAAAACGTCTTATGTTATTTGATACTGTCAATAATAACTAGATATTATTACTAGTTGTAGCATTAGTAGTggtacgtattattattattattattattattattattattattattattattattattattattattattattattattgttattattattattttgattatcatgtttttttttctcttatgatTATTAAACTCATTTGTAATTGAACTTAGcctcttatcaccaccaccaccaccaccaccaacaccaccaccaccaccacgcttcAAGCTCAGGCCAAGCAAGGAACAGGCTGTCACTGGCGAACATCCTACATTGGTGTACAGAATCGCGGCATCCTGTGGGCAGCGGGTCAATACGCCAGAGGCTGCAgcatggtggcggtggcgggaggcaggagggagtggtAGGGGTGCTTCCTGCCAGGCCCAGTGGAAGGAAGACACGCGAACCACTCCAGCGTCGAGCCTGCGGGAAGTACTGGCTCCCTCCACCCCGACCTCGACCCCGCCCACCCACCCCAAACAACCTGACTTACGGtgcttcacttattttttggGGGCTCGGCGGCTCCATCTGCACGTACGTCTCGCTTGAACCCGTCATGGCTGGCAGCGGCAGGTGATGTGTTTTTCAAGGGCCAacacgtatctctctctctctctctctctctcctctcctctctctctctctctctctctctctctctctctctctctctctctctctctctctctctctctctctctctctctctctctcctcagggATATGTGTGCTTCCCAGGAgtttttgtttgagagagaacTATAAATAGATGCGCACAGGCTTGGAAATTTCTTAGTTAGCGAGTGTTTGAGTTAGGCAGTGAGATTTTTTCTTGTACTTCAGTTTTCACCCCTGCCGCTGACGGAACCTCATCGCGGCCCACTCCTCCAACATCCGCGCCTGAATGTTAAGACGAAAAGTAGGTGAGTGCATGGAAAGTTGCAAGAAGAATGTGGAAGGTGGAGGATCGTGTGGAGGATGAAGTTTGGGCAGTATTGGTGGTAGGTGTTGTAagggcagtgatggtggtgctggtggtgctgttggtTGGTGGCTGGTAGTCTCAAGTGGAGTGTTGGCATTGGTTAATTGCATAGCGGTGCGTTAAGCTGAGAGGCACTAGTGGGCGGCAGTGTTTTGGAGGACATGATATTCTGGGTATTGGGCAAGGAAAAGAATGTGTTCTCGTCTGAGATAAGTATTTTGTGTATCAAATGTTGGTAATTATCAACTAAAATGACCTTGTAATTGGAATCAGGTATTACAAAAGCCGCAGCCTTTTCGCCAGCAGAAGCCACGTTAGTAATTATGTTAATGGCCACGCTAATTATTGCTTCTCATTGTTTcaggtaagaggagagagagaatggcgtgCCTCTCCTGATAACCGGCCAAGGTGGCTAAGAGGTAAGCAAGGTGAACTCCTGCTGGGTGAGTCTTCCTTTGTGCTTGTTGAAGGGCTCCATGCTGCCTCGTGTTACCTGCTGCCTCACCCACCCACTGTCCGGTCAGGTATCAGGTGGTGCCCCCAACAGGATACCAAGAGATTAATTTTGGTATTGAATGAATTACAGTAAACGAGATGTACTTATAGAAATGGGTCCTTGATGTGTTAATGTCTCGTAAGCAGAAATGATATCAAGAAATAAGTGAGCGTGAACTTATCAAACGTCGGAAACTTTTGCGataatgcagtgtgtgtgtgtgtgtgtgtgtgtgtgtgtgtgtgtgtgtgtgtgtgtgtgtgtgtgtgtgtgtgtgtgtgtgtgtcagtttctcatttgtatgtttttctaattttctttgtaCTACCACGCGCAAATTTTCCCAATACAGCCATCCAGTACAGAAGGGACGGGGTTTCTGAGTGCAGCTGATAACGAATACAGACTCAATTTTCAAAGTGAGGACAAAAGTTTAGTAGCAAGGCTGCTGTCGGAAATAGTTATGGAGATGGTGAATATTCCTTACGGCGCCCGAAacaaagaggggagaaagagaatgtaTTAATTTCTCCTGACCATCGTTGAGTGCTCGCAATGGTGATTTcacgagaggaggaaagaacaaaggaTCGTAGTAGGGGAAGGCGCCGTTTGTCACTGCTTGggtgtaataataattatgaaaaggTTTGCTTGTGTTGTTCGGCGTCCTTTCCTACGGAGGTGATGGGGCCGAGCGTGGTCTGAAAATGTCATGCCAGGTCAACCGAGTAGTGGGGatgagcaacacacacacacacacacacacacacacacacacacacacacacacacacacacacacacacacacacacacacacacacacacacacacacagtttactcTTTAGTTTTCTTAAGTTTAAGTCgtaaaataacaaatgaatatCTTGAAATACAACTCACTAAACGCTACACTGCaaaattcatcttttctttcacaaaCAGGAATCACATTCCGTTGTTTTCCGTATCACTCATTTTGTCGTGGGTTCTCATTATATTTTCCCTCGCATCATTAGTCTATGCTCGTGTATTGTTCAGAAGTTTCATAATTGCATATGGAGGCAGCCACTCACCGCCCTTCGGAAAACAAGATGTAGAGACGAAggggaggaatagagaaaaagaaaaaaaggaagagaaaggggaagagggagagaaggcgtacaataataattttctgGAGAATTCTGCTACGGGGGAAGAGAAAGTTGTGCTCCAACCCTCACTTCCTCTAGCtagataaacacaaacacacacacacacacacacacacatacacacacacacacacagagagagagagagagagagagagagagagagagagagagagagagagagagagagagagagagagagagagagagagagagagagagagagagagagagagagagagagagagagagagagagagagagagagatagtggaatACATAGAAAAGacataggaagaggaaacactgaGGGATCAAGGTCGGATAAGCttagagaatgaagaaggaaacgaagatgtAGGAGAAAAGTGTCAGCGAGTGAAGAATGGCAGTGGTGAACAAGGAGAAGGGATAGAAGATGAAATAGGCCATCAAATGCTTATATActaaagtggaagagagagagagagagagagagagagagagagagagagagagagagagagagagagagagagagagagagagagagagagagagagagagagagagagagagagatagagagagagttccaTGAAAAgatatggggagaggaaggaatacgATAAGTAATGAGAgcatgaagggaaaaagaaaagatcatgATAGTTTGCTCTTAGGCAGAAATGGGCCACACATTACAGCGCCCTCACAGTCCCTGCATGGCCGGCCCTTGTAATGGCCGCTGCAGCACTAAACCTTACAGAATGGAAGGGGGATGTCTTTAATGATATCACTGGACCTCTCATTTGCAGGACTATTTGCAAACCACTGCCCTATTCATTGACACAGCAAAGGtttcgagatttttttttatcttctgttttcttaCACTTTCCCGATTGTACTCAAGTTTTCTCGGTAATTGTAAGTACTGTATGCTTTAAAAAACGTGTTGCtttttctttaagtaccatAATAACACGAAATCCTGCGCTGATGCGAATATCACAGCATATAAGGCAAGCACGCACACATGCTATAGAATCAAGATATTTGAAAGAGAATTAACATTTTGTAAGAATGGCTTTCGATAGCAGGGAATGTCATGAGAAATCAGCAATGTTCGGATTCCGTGATAGGATTCTGCTTGTTTCATAATAAAAGGGATAAAGCGAACCGAATAGACAGATACACGTGTAAGGTTTCTCAGGGGCTTGATCAAACGTAACCGGAGCGAGAGAGGCAGGTAGTTCCATGCGATTGTATTACCTCTGTCCTCGCTTGTGTTCTCCATGTTATGTTGTTTGCCGGTGATATATGTTACAGTGGACATGTTGTTCCCCTTAACGAACACAGTAGAATTAAACCGTGctaagcagtagtagtagtagtagtagtagtagtagtagtagtaggtagtagtagtagctgttgttgttgttgttgttgttgttttctgccCTACCTAACGACGGTGAAAAGGATCTTGTAAAAGTTGTTTCTTTCATTGTAAGATCTACCATTACTAGACTGGTTGTgatttccttgtctttcctctcttgtCAAAATGAAGCTGGGCAACTGCGAAAAAGACAAATtgtgtgaaaataaagaatccctgaaaaataaataaaacccatAAGCAAAAATACCATGATGAATTTGTCTCGGGTGTCAGTAAAGTaaaacccgaaaaaaaaaacttcccgaaatgatgaataaaagagagggggaaaaaaaattatgatatattTATCTTGTGAGTGTCAGGCAACTTTCGCCTTGGAGGAATTTTACCAAaaccttcaaaaaaaaaaaaaaaaaaaaaaaaaaggaatgccAAGGTGGTGAGAGTGGAGACCGAGACCGAGGCTGTTTCCCACCGCTTCTCATCCTCCTAAGGTATTCCTCTTTGCAACATTTCAACTACTCATTTGTTCAGCATAAAGGTACGCATAAAGACAAAtgtacagaaaataaaaaagcagcTTGCAGTTTGTATAATTTGATTGTAGTAAATATTGTATAATCACTAATATGCGTTAACTtttctcatttgttttcttttta is a window encoding:
- the LOC135111128 gene encoding uncharacterized protein LOC135111128, coding for MMALFGMVWLLKVRKHLRHCAHCRAHLRTCAHCRARPSPSLPSIITSRDSTKESCAQDSASQTSPPEQDRTKISLDLVAHRPACEDDSDSQEGPDGEGRGPGPGEEDASEGEDRTVEERVDPPPMSETSESDGSTVPFDSKVFPAVTASTPLPPLSPTPPVREGSRSPRRPQDPAVSIAQEPCESVSGSLASRVCGLYGEDVPRRDPATADRRRSLCSMKRRSLPEVEDEEAKNNRTSTLPRQASTGSGYRFCYTQGHTHPNAYVPLAGSTPHLPQNTSSSLPTWDKTTHYSHISQVSTNTVSAVTPHVTPAATLHTLRSPPRGTRINSGSTLSAGGRAGGCIRWLGF